Genomic segment of Umezawaea sp. Da 62-37:
GGAACCACGCCAGGGCGGCCAGCACGATCACGATGACCAGGCTCGTCAACGCCGTGGCCTTCTTGCGGTCCATGCGCGCGGCTCCCGCCCTCGGTGGTCGAAGGCCCTATGATCGGCGATCCCCGAGGACGGGCGGCGGGCAGGTCCCGTTACGGGTGGCTGGCGGGGTACCCGCCCGTGGTCTCGCCCTCGACGGGAGTCGGCGCCCACGACGATCGCGACCCCGCTGAAGCCGACCGAACCCGACCTCGCTGCGTAACCTGGCGGCTTGTGATCCTCGATCTGTTGCTGGTGCGCGGCCGAATCCTCACGATGGACCCGGAAAGGCCGGTCGCCGCCTCGGCGGGCGTCTGGCGGGGGCGGGTGGTCGGCCTCGACGAGGAGGTCGACGGCTTCGACGCGGTCCGCGTGGTCGACCTGGACGGCGCCGTCGTGCTGCCGGGTTTCCTCGACGCCCACACCCACCTCGCCTGGGCGGGCCGGGCGAGCGTCACCCTCGACGTCTCCGCCTGCCGACGGGTCGACGAGATCGTCACCCTGCTGCGCGCCGCCACCCCGACCGGCGGCTGGCTGGAGGTCTCCGGCTACGACCACCGCGTCCTCGACCGCCCGCTGACCGCCGCCGACCTCGACCGGGTCTCCCGCGAGCACCGCGTCTACGTCCAGGACCGCTCCGGGCACGCCTGCGTCGTCAACAGCCACCTGCTCGCCGAACTCCCCGCGCACGTCCTCGCGCCCGGCGCCCCCGGCGTCTCGTTCGACGACGACGGCGATCCCACCGGCGGCCTGGCCGAGAGCGCGCAGACCGCCGTGCGCACCCTCCGGCTGCCGTACTCCGTCGAGGAGATCGCGGGCCACGTCGCGCTGGGCGCCCGGCAGTGCCTCGAACAGGGCGTCACGTTCGCCGCCGAGGCGGGCGTCGGCGGCGGCCTGATCGGCACCAGCCCCCTGGAAGTCGCCGCCTACCAGCGGAACCGGCTCCCGATCCGCGTCCAGCTGATGGTCTCCGCCGACCTCCTGCACCCCGTCGTGGGCCACGCCGACGACCGGATCACCAGGTCCGTCGACCTCGGTCTGCACACCGGTTTCGGCGGCGACCGCCTGTCCCTCGGCGCGCTGAAGGTCTTCACCGACGGCGGCATGATGGCCCGCACGGCCGCGCTGACCGAGCCCTACGAGGGCACGGCGAACAGCGGCCAGCTCCAGGACGACCCCGAGCACATGAGGGCCGCGATCCTCGACGGCCACGCAGCGGGCTGGCAGCTGGCCGTGCACGCCATCGGCGACCGCGCCGTCGACTTCGCCCTGGAGTCGCTGGAGGAGGCCCAACGCCTGCGCCCGCGTTCCGACGCGAGGCACCGCGTCGAGCACTGCGGCCTGGTCCGCCCCGACCAGCTCGACCGCATCGCCGCCCTGGGCGTGATCCCGGTCGTCCAGCCCACCTTCCTGTGGGCCAGCGGCGACGACTACGCCACCATCATGGGCCCCCACCGCACCCCGTGGATGTACCGCGGCAAGGCCTTCCTGGACCGCGGCATCACCATCGCCGGCAGCTCCGACCGCCCCGTCACCGAAGGCGCCCCGCTGCGCGCCATCCAGTTCATGGTCGAACGGCGCTCGTCCGGCGGCGCCCCCGTCGGCCTGGACGAGGCCATCACCGTCGACCAGGCACTGGCCGCGTACACCAGGGACGCGGCCTACGCGTGCCGCGTCGAGGACAAGCTCGGCACCATGGCCGCGGGCAAACTCGCCGACTTCACCATCCTCGCCGACGACCCGCACACCGTGGAAGTCGCGCGGATCAACGCCATCCCCGTCCTCGCCACCGTCGTCGACGGCGAGTTCTCCCACAACCCGGCCGACTTCTAGCGGTCCCCGAAGCGGATGGCCGGGTGCGGCATCCCCGTCCCGCACCCGGCCACCCGACAGGCGCAGCCCTCACAACGCGCCCGCTCAACCCCCGGCATCCCGTGATCCCGGCTCTCCTGTGCCGCCGACCCCGGACCCCGGATCCACACCGAACCAGCCTGCCAACCCGATCAGGCGCTCAGCCGCCAGTGCGTCACGTACCCCGCGGACTCCGCCGCGATCAGCGCGTCCAGCTTCGCGATGTTCGTCCGCTTCCCCAACCGGTACACCGCCCCGCGCCGCGCATCCATCACCATCGGCACGCCACCCGGCAGCGTCTCCTCGATGGTCTGCTGCACGATCCGCAGCCCCACCGTCGCCGCCTCCCGCGTCAGCTCCGCCTCCTTCACGTACACCAGCACCGCCGCCGTCGTCCCGTCCGCCAACCGCAACCCCAGGTGCGGCCGGACCTTCAGCGTCAGGTCGCCCGCGTGCCACCGCGCCGATCCCACCGGCACGCCGGTCGCCCGCGTCTTGCGCAGCCACGGCAGGAACCCGTCGGCCAGTTCCCCGAACGCCCGCGTCTGACCGTTCCGGTTCGCGGACAGCACCGCGTTCCGGATCTCCACCTCGGGCTCCGGTGAGTTGATCGCCCGCCGCATCGCGTCGCGCATGGGGTTGTAGAACCCGCACATCCGCAGGTCCTGCGCGAGGTACATGTTCCGCTGCTCGGTGAGGATGTTGATCCGGCCGCGCTGGCCGCTCATCACGTACTCGGTGAAGGACAACGCGGTCACGCTGATGGTGTTCATGAGCAATCGCTCCCCTCGACGATCGAACGCCTGCGCATGACGTTACTCGGGGGGTACGACAGAAAACGGCCGGTGCGAACGCCGCTCGGGCTACGCCGTTCGGTCGCCGGAAGGCCAGGTCGATCGGATCCGACCTGTTCCCCGACCGGCGTTCCGGTGGGCTGGTCGCGTTCGGTGTCCCCGGTGACGAAACAATCCGCCGCCCGGCGGCGTTCCTCGTGCGGGCATCAGACTTTCGGCCCTGACGGGACCCTCCGCGACCTTCGTAGTGTCCGGGGCATGGCGCGTCGAGCATCGTTCGCAGGAGTGGTCGCCGGGGTACTGGGTCTGCTGGCCGGGGTGACGCCCGCGACGGCCGCGCCGCAGGCGTTCGCGGTCCGCGACGGCGTGACGCAACCGGTGTTCCCGCTGGCCGAGGCGGTGCGCGAGACCGTGTACGTGGACATCGGCATGGACCTCGACGGCGACGGCGCGACCGACCGGGTCACGGCCGACATCATCCGGCCCGCCACCACCGGGCGCGTGCCGGTGATCATGGACGCGAGCCCGTACTACCAGACGGCAGGGCGCGGCAACGAGGGCGAGCTGAAGACGTACGACTCGGCGGGCGCGGCGGTCAGGTTCCCGCTGTTCTACGACAACTACTTCGTGCCGCGCGGCTACGCCGTGGTGCTGGTCGACTTCGCGGGCACCTCCCGCTCCCGCGGCTGCCTCGACACCGGCGGCCGGGCCGAGGTGGCGTCCGGCAAGTCGGTGGTCGACTGGCTCAACGGCCGCGCGGCCGGGTACACGGCGGTCACCGGCGGCACACCGGTCACCGCCGGCTGGTCGACCGGCGCGACCGGGATGATCGGCAAGTCGTGGGACGGCACCATCACCCAGGGCGTCGCGGCGACCGGCGTGGAGGGGCTGCGCACCATCGTGCCGATCGCGGCGATCAGCTCCTGGTACGACTGGTTCCGCTCGGACGGCGTGGCGTTCTCCGGGTTCGGCTCGCCGACGAGCCTCGCGTCCGGCCACGAGAACGCGAACGCGCGGGCCAAGTGCGGCGCGGTCCGCACCGAGATGACCAACGGCTCGCCGAGCAACGGCGACATGACGCCGATGTGGGCGCAGCGCGACTTCGTCCGCAACGCGGGCAACGTGAAGGCGAGCGTGTTCGCCGTGCACGGCCAGGCCGACATGAACGTGAAGACGCTGAACTACGGCCAGTGGTGGAACGCGCTGCCCGCGGGCACGCCGCGCAAGCTGTGGCTCTCGCAGACCGGCCACGTCGACCCGTTCGACTTCCGCCGCGGCGAGTGGGTCGACACCCTGCACCGCTGGTTCGACCGCTACCTGCTCGACATCCCCAACGGCATCGACACCGAGCCGCGGGCCAGCATCGAGCGCTCGCCCGACAACTGGACGCAGGACGCCACCTGGCCGCCCGCGGGCACCGCGCCGCGGACCCTGTACCCGACCGCGGCGGGCGCGCTGGGCACCGCGGCGTCGACCGGCTCGGCCGCGTTCACCGACACCGGCCGGGACACGGCGAACACCTGGATCGCCTCCCCCGACACGACTTCCGCCGGCCGGGCGCTCTTCCGCACCGGCGCGCTCGCCGCCGACCTGAGGCTGTCCGGCATCAGCACCCTCACGGTCAAGGCGAGCCCGTCGACGACCACCGCGCACCTGTCGGCGGTCCTGGTCGACTACGGGCCCGCCACGATCCGCAGCGGCGAGGGCATCCGGACGCTCGGCACCGAGTCGTGCTGGGGCGAGAGCCGGACCGGTGACGACGCCTGCTACTTCGACACGGCGACCACCAGCACGTCGGTGAGCGCCGAGATCATCTCGCGCGGCTGGGCCGACCTCGCCAACCACAACTCGCTCAGCACGCCGTCGGCGCTGGTCGCGGGCACCAAGTACACGATGACGTTCCGACTGTCCACAACGGACCACGTCGTCAAGCAGGGCCACCGGCTCGGTCTGGTCGTCGGCGGCACCGACAGCGGCCAGATCAGCGCCCCCTCGCGGCTGCCGAGGGTGACGCTCGACCTGGCCGGGACGTCGGTCCGGCTGCCGGTGGTGGGCGCGCTGCCCAGGGCGTCCGCGGAGCGGACCGTCGGCCCGGTCACCGCCCTGGCGCCGGTGACGACCGGCAGGCTCGACGGCTAGCCGAACGCCTCCGCGTGGTCGCGGACCCAGTCGGCGAAGCCGGTCGGCGGACGGCCGAGGACCCGTTCGACGTCATCGGTGACGACGGCGTTGTGCCCTTCCCGCACCCACGCCGTGCCGCGCGCGACCTCCGCGGCGGCCGAGGCGTCCATGCCCGACCCGAGGAGGTGCTCGGGGGACACCTCGACGGTCCCGACCACGCGGCCGAGCACCCGGCTCAGCTCGGCGGCCTGGTCGGGCACGCTCAGCAGGTCCGGACCCGTCAGCGTGTAGGTGCGGTGGTCGTGGCGCGGGTCGGTCAACGCCTCGACCGCCACCGCGGCCACGTCGCGCGGGTCCACCACGCCCTGCTTGCCGTCACCCGTGAGGTTGGAGATCCGGTCACCCGCCGCGAACCGCAGCACGTTCGACGCGAAGCTGGACGGACGCAGGATCGTCCACTCCAGCCCGCTGCCCCGCACGGCCTCCTCACCCGCCAGGTGCCACTCGCCGATGACCCGGCCGTCGGCCGTGGTGTCGCCGGTGCCGATCGCGGACAGCTTCACCACCCTCGCCACGCCCGCGGCCCGCGCCGCCTCCAGCAGGGCGAGGTCGTGCCGGGACGTGGCCGTGGCGGGCGCGGTCAGCAGGAACACCGCGTCCACGCCCTCCACCGCGCGCCGCAGCGACTCGGGGTCGTCGAAGTCGGCCCGGACGCCGTGCGGGCCGGAGGGGTTGCGGGACATGGCGCGCAGCGGGACGCCGCGTCCGGTGAGCTGCCGGACGACCTCGCTGCCGATGGTGCCGGTGGCACCGGTGATCAGGATCATGCGGCCGACGCTGCCCGACCGGACGGCCCCGCCGATAGGAAGTTCCGGCACACCCGCGGCCGCCGGATCGGCCTACCGTGGTCCGGGTGAGCCACGTCGAGCAGCAGATCGGTTTGCCGGAGGCGTTCCGGAGATGGGCCGCCCGGATGAGCGTCGCCACGCCCGTGGAGGGCACCGCGCGCACGGTGCTCGCCGAACCCGACCACGCGACCACCCTGAGCCTGCGCGAGGACGCCTTCGTGGTGATCGGCCCGCGCACCCGCGCCAGGTACCACGAACCCAAGCGCTTCCGCTCCTGCCTCACGATCCGCCTCCGCCCCGGCCTCGCCGGCGCCCTCCTCGGCCTCCCGATGCGCGACCTGGTCGACCGCGTCGTCCCGCTGCGCGACCTCTGGCGCGGCGGCGACCTGACCGACGTGGCCGCGGTCGGACGCGCGCTGGCCGCCCGCGAGGTCCCCGACGACCGCCTGGTGCGCGCGGCCGTCGACCTGCTGAGGTCCAAGCCGGTCCACGCCGCCGCGCGCGAGCTCAACGTCAGCGAACGCCACCTGCGCGCCGTCTTCGCCGAGTCCGTCGGCGTCTCCCCGAAGCACTTCGCCCGCCTCGACCGCGTCCGCGCCGTCCTGGGCAGGGCCGAACGCGGCCGCCTCGCCCACGTGGCCGCCGAGACCGGCTACTACGACCAGTCCCACATGACCGCCGAGTTCCGCGACGTCATGGGCGTGTCACCCGCCAGGTTCGTCGCGGGCGACCTGCCGCCGCCGTCGGGGTGCTCGGGGTTCACGAGCTGAGCCGTCCGGATGGACTCCCGTCGGGGACGGCACGCCCGATCGGTCGGCGCACGGCGGGAACGGCGTCGGGAGGGTTCAGCGGCCCGTGACGAGCGCGGACCCGGTCACGGCCGCCCCCAGGCACGCCCTGGCCACGGCGTCCGCGTCGGCGAGGATCATCGAGCCGACACCGGGGCGGATGCCCGCCGCCGTCACCCAGTGCACCGCCTCGGTCGGCACGCCGAAGGCGAACCGGCGCGGGTGCGGCACCCGGCCGCGGCCGAGCACCGGGTACGGGCGCGGTCCGACGGCCAGCCCGCCGGTCTCGTAGTAGCGGCCGCCGTCGATCGGGATCCGGTGCGGCACGCACTCGCCGCGGGTGAGCAGGCCGCCGATCAGCGGATCGGTGGTGGTGCGGATGTCCGGTTCGGGCAGCCGGGCCTCGATCAGCGCGCCCACCCGCACCGCGGGGCCGGGCACGCGGGAGGACGTCACCAGGAACGCCGGGCCGTCCGGTGCGGGGGCGACCCGCATACCGGGGCCCATCACGCGCAGCACGCCCGCTTCGACCAGCGCGATCATCTCCTCCACGCGCCGCACGGGCGGGCCGATGGACGCGAACGCGTTGAACGGCGTGTACCAGCCCCGCAGGTCGTCGCGGTGGGAGGCGCCGCCGAGTCCTCCGTGGTCGACGACCTGCCGGATCTCGTTGCGCAGGTCCCGCAGGACGTCCAGGGCGGACTTGACCGGGCTGCGGACGTTGCCGCGCAACGCTTCCCGCACGTCGTCCTCCAGGTACTCCAGCAACCAGGCCCGGTAGTCGTCGGCGTCCGCGAACCGCCGGTCCCCGTAGGGCTCCGCGACGGTGTTCCAGTCCCACCGGTCCTCCTCGGCGACGTCGGAGCGGTCGAGCAGCACCGCTTCCGCCTCCGATCCCGACCGGTCGAACGGCTCGCCGAACGAGCCTTCGGCGATCTCCTCCGCGCACACCGCGCGGTAGCGCCGGGAGAACACCTCCGCGTCGCGGGAGCACGCCCGTTCCGCGACCAGCGCCGTGTAGTACACCGACCGGACCTCGCGGTCGACCATCGGCCACACCTCGGTGCGGAAGCAGGCGGGACGGCCGTCCTCGGCACGGGCGCGCAGCGCGCGGATCACCTGCGGGGTCAGGAAAAGCGGCTCGTGGCGGCCGAACGCGCCCTTCTGGTTCTCGCCGCGCGCGGTGTGCGGCACACCGCGGCGGGAGCCCGCGACCAGCACCGGCTCCGAGCCGGACGGCAGGAAGGCCAACCGGCCGTCGTCGCCGCGGGCGAACCGGCCGCCGCGTCCGCTGGTGAGCAGCGCCAGGTGGTCGAAGAAGGTCAGACCCATGCCGCGCAACGCGATCTCGTCGCCCGGCTCGACGGACGACAGATCCGAACCGGCGGGGTTGCCCGGCCGCACGTAGCCGAGGCGGTGGTGGGCGGCGTGCTCGGCGAGCGCCGTCTCCTCCTCGGACAGCATGGCAGGCAGGTGGCCCTGGGCGAGCACCACCGCGTCCAGTCCGCTCAGCGCGGTGCCGTCGTCGAGTCCGACCACCTGGGTGCCGTCGGCGGCGTCGACCAGGCTGGTCGCGGTCCGGGTGTGCAGGGTGATGGCGAGGTTGTCGGGGGCGGTGCGCAGCAGGTGCCGCAGCACCCAGCACAGGTAGTGCCCGTGCAGGGCGCGGGTGGGGTAGGTGTCCGGCCCGAGGTCGCGGCACTCGGCGCGGACCGGGTCCGGCAGCCCGTCCTCCGGGCCGAGGTGGTCGACGAGCCGGGCCCACTCGTGCAGGCTCGGACCGGGCACGATCGGACCCGCGCAGTCGACGCTCTCGTCGGCGAACATGGTGACCTGCGCGGCGACGGTGTTCATCAGCAGCTCGCGCGACTGGTCGACGCGCCACACCGCGCCGCCGCCGAGCAGGTCGGGATCCACGACGTGGACGGTGACCGGCCCGGCCGGGGCCGCCGACGCGCTCGCGTGCAGGCGTTCCAGCACCGACAGCCCGCGCGGGCCCGCGCCGATGATGCAGATGTGCGTCACGGTGTCCTCCGGTGGTGCGCGACCACTCGACCCCGGTGTCAGCGAGATGCCGATCCCCGCGGGTCGGTCATCGTTCCCCGTGGTGTGCGGCGGCGATGTCGGCGAGCGTGCGCAGGCAGACCTTTCCGCTGTGGGACAGGGGAAGCCGGGCGAGGACGAGCAGGCGCTCGGGGAGCTTGTGCCGGGTGAGACCGCGGTCGTCGCTCAGGAACGCGGTCAGCGCGGCGAGGTCGGGGGCCGGGTGGCCGTCGCGGACGGTGACGCACGCGCACAGCCGTTCCCCGAGGTCGCGGTCGGGCACCGGCACGCACGCGGCGTCGGCGACGGCGGGGTGGCCGGTCAGCGCGGACTCGACCTCGGCGGGGCTGATGGTGAGGCCGCCGCGGATGACGACGCGCTTGATGCGGCGCAGCACCCGCAGCGTGCCGTCGGCGTCGAAGCTCCCCCGGTCGCCGGTGCGGACCCAGCCGCCGGGCAGTCGCGGCGGTCCTCCGCCGATGTGGTCGAGCGGGGTCATGGGGCCCAGCGCGCAGATCTCGCCGTCCACGATCCGGATGTCGGTCACGGCCGGGTCGGGGCGGCCCACTCCGCGCTCGGGCGTGGTGGTGTGGCAGTTGACCCCGTCGGAGGAGCCGTAGACGTTGACCACGTCGACGCCGAACACCTCCCGGCACCGCCGCAGCGCGTCCTCCGGCAGCACGTCGCCGCTGGACACGACGGCCCGCAGCGACGAGGTGTCTACGCCCGCGGCGCTTTCGGCGAGGCGGCGCAGCATGGTGGGCACGCCGAACACGTGGGTTGGCCGGTGCTCGGCGATGGCCCGCAGCGCGTCCAGGGCGTCGAACCGGGGGCGCAGCAGCAGCGTCCCGCCGAAGCGGCACAGGGTGATGGCGGCCCCGAACGACCCGTAGGCCGAGGACAGCGGCACGAGCACGAGGTCGCGCCACACCGGGGTGTCGAGGTGCACGGCGCGCAGGTAGTTGCCGCGGCCGCCCGCGAAAGCGTTGTGGGAGTAGGCGACGAGCTTCGGCTCGGCCTCCGAGCCGGAGGAGACCAGCAGCCTCGCCGGGGATTCCGGGTCCACGGCGACCGGTCGCCACCCCTCGGCGCGGGCCCGTGGCGACACGGTCGTGAGCGGCAGGTCGTCGTCGGTGATCACCGAAGCGGCGCGGGCGCGGGCGAGCAGGGCCAGCGCGTCGGCCCGCCCGCCCGTGAACGGCAGCGCGACCGCGCCGCACGCCGCGACGGCGAGTTCGGCGACCACGGCGTCGCGGCCGTTGGGCACGCGCACGCCGACGACGTCGCCCGGTCGGGCGGCCAG
This window contains:
- a CDS encoding helix-turn-helix domain-containing protein is translated as MSHVEQQIGLPEAFRRWAARMSVATPVEGTARTVLAEPDHATTLSLREDAFVVIGPRTRARYHEPKRFRSCLTIRLRPGLAGALLGLPMRDLVDRVVPLRDLWRGGDLTDVAAVGRALAAREVPDDRLVRAAVDLLRSKPVHAAARELNVSERHLRAVFAESVGVSPKHFARLDRVRAVLGRAERGRLAHVAAETGYYDQSHMTAEFRDVMGVSPARFVAGDLPPPSGCSGFTS
- a CDS encoding Xaa-Pro dipeptidyl-peptidase, whose protein sequence is MARRASFAGVVAGVLGLLAGVTPATAAPQAFAVRDGVTQPVFPLAEAVRETVYVDIGMDLDGDGATDRVTADIIRPATTGRVPVIMDASPYYQTAGRGNEGELKTYDSAGAAVRFPLFYDNYFVPRGYAVVLVDFAGTSRSRGCLDTGGRAEVASGKSVVDWLNGRAAGYTAVTGGTPVTAGWSTGATGMIGKSWDGTITQGVAATGVEGLRTIVPIAAISSWYDWFRSDGVAFSGFGSPTSLASGHENANARAKCGAVRTEMTNGSPSNGDMTPMWAQRDFVRNAGNVKASVFAVHGQADMNVKTLNYGQWWNALPAGTPRKLWLSQTGHVDPFDFRRGEWVDTLHRWFDRYLLDIPNGIDTEPRASIERSPDNWTQDATWPPAGTAPRTLYPTAAGALGTAASTGSAAFTDTGRDTANTWIASPDTTSAGRALFRTGALAADLRLSGISTLTVKASPSTTTAHLSAVLVDYGPATIRSGEGIRTLGTESCWGESRTGDDACYFDTATTSTSVSAEIISRGWADLANHNSLSTPSALVAGTKYTMTFRLSTTDHVVKQGHRLGLVVGGTDSGQISAPSRLPRVTLDLAGTSVRLPVVGALPRASAERTVGPVTALAPVTTGRLDG
- a CDS encoding amidohydrolase gives rise to the protein MILDLLLVRGRILTMDPERPVAASAGVWRGRVVGLDEEVDGFDAVRVVDLDGAVVLPGFLDAHTHLAWAGRASVTLDVSACRRVDEIVTLLRAATPTGGWLEVSGYDHRVLDRPLTAADLDRVSREHRVYVQDRSGHACVVNSHLLAELPAHVLAPGAPGVSFDDDGDPTGGLAESAQTAVRTLRLPYSVEEIAGHVALGARQCLEQGVTFAAEAGVGGGLIGTSPLEVAAYQRNRLPIRVQLMVSADLLHPVVGHADDRITRSVDLGLHTGFGGDRLSLGALKVFTDGGMMARTAALTEPYEGTANSGQLQDDPEHMRAAILDGHAAGWQLAVHAIGDRAVDFALESLEEAQRLRPRSDARHRVEHCGLVRPDQLDRIAALGVIPVVQPTFLWASGDDYATIMGPHRTPWMYRGKAFLDRGITIAGSSDRPVTEGAPLRAIQFMVERRSSGGAPVGLDEAITVDQALAAYTRDAAYACRVEDKLGTMAAGKLADFTILADDPHTVEVARINAIPVLATVVDGEFSHNPADF
- a CDS encoding FAD/NAD(P)-binding protein, which encodes MTHICIIGAGPRGLSVLERLHASASAAPAGPVTVHVVDPDLLGGGAVWRVDQSRELLMNTVAAQVTMFADESVDCAGPIVPGPSLHEWARLVDHLGPEDGLPDPVRAECRDLGPDTYPTRALHGHYLCWVLRHLLRTAPDNLAITLHTRTATSLVDAADGTQVVGLDDGTALSGLDAVVLAQGHLPAMLSEEETALAEHAAHHRLGYVRPGNPAGSDLSSVEPGDEIALRGMGLTFFDHLALLTSGRGGRFARGDDGRLAFLPSGSEPVLVAGSRRGVPHTARGENQKGAFGRHEPLFLTPQVIRALRARAEDGRPACFRTEVWPMVDREVRSVYYTALVAERACSRDAEVFSRRYRAVCAEEIAEGSFGEPFDRSGSEAEAVLLDRSDVAEEDRWDWNTVAEPYGDRRFADADDYRAWLLEYLEDDVREALRGNVRSPVKSALDVLRDLRNEIRQVVDHGGLGGASHRDDLRGWYTPFNAFASIGPPVRRVEEMIALVEAGVLRVMGPGMRVAPAPDGPAFLVTSSRVPGPAVRVGALIEARLPEPDIRTTTDPLIGGLLTRGECVPHRIPIDGGRYYETGGLAVGPRPYPVLGRGRVPHPRRFAFGVPTEAVHWVTAAGIRPGVGSMILADADAVARACLGAAVTGSALVTGR
- a CDS encoding class I adenylate-forming enzyme family protein; translation: MTWISREGIVIADQVPAAARRAWVRAGHCPDEDLHSLFRDRVRRHPDRAAVVDDRGTLTYAELDARVRGLAGALAARPGDVVGVRVPNGRDAVVAELAVAACGAVALPFTGGRADALALLARARAASVITDDDLPLTTVSPRARAEGWRPVAVDPESPARLLVSSGSEAEPKLVAYSHNAFAGGRGNYLRAVHLDTPVWRDLVLVPLSSAYGSFGAAITLCRFGGTLLLRPRFDALDALRAIAEHRPTHVFGVPTMLRRLAESAAGVDTSSLRAVVSSGDVLPEDALRRCREVFGVDVVNVYGSSDGVNCHTTTPERGVGRPDPAVTDIRIVDGEICALGPMTPLDHIGGGPPRLPGGWVRTGDRGSFDADGTLRVLRRIKRVVIRGGLTISPAEVESALTGHPAVADAACVPVPDRDLGERLCACVTVRDGHPAPDLAALTAFLSDDRGLTRHKLPERLLVLARLPLSHSGKVCLRTLADIAAAHHGER
- a CDS encoding NAD(P)H-binding protein, encoding MILITGATGTIGSEVVRQLTGRGVPLRAMSRNPSGPHGVRADFDDPESLRRAVEGVDAVFLLTAPATATSRHDLALLEAARAAGVARVVKLSAIGTGDTTADGRVIGEWHLAGEEAVRGSGLEWTILRPSSFASNVLRFAAGDRISNLTGDGKQGVVDPRDVAAVAVEALTDPRHDHRTYTLTGPDLLSVPDQAAELSRVLGRVVGTVEVSPEHLLGSGMDASAAAEVARGTAWVREGHNAVVTDDVERVLGRPPTGFADWVRDHAEAFG